A DNA window from Paenibacillus sp. HWE-109 contains the following coding sequences:
- a CDS encoding glycosyltransferase family 2 protein, whose translation MKHSIVVPVNQDFNILTLFTESLVKSIAPSSQVIFINDGSGQKVQELLERLQREAPAGVKIEIIRHEYPRGCAVSINEALSMVEGDYIHLLDSDIILNPNWQEKMEATLNSSPTIGMAGGVLLYPQTGGIQHCGITFADTIGRHLFLNATLEDIPQEIFNVQMVIFAMFAMKREVFEKVGYLDEKFFNGYEDFDYQMRAKVAGYSTVINPEIRAYHWERSSGIHRSFNRKNNLARFWKKWGNDIYSDIWDFTLSNLKSRLSTNNLKHGLAFTGIDLAEVRGDAETFWDQLRKSGLVSLTDVHDYSSRFQSNGSIWLPQVLGKELIHSSSRLLFLVDNFTRLLDNRYWIEIRRNASSEDLIIDLYGNVVMINQIYESCWPGTKVR comes from the coding sequence ATGAAGCATTCCATTGTTGTTCCAGTCAATCAGGATTTTAACATTCTAACTTTATTTACGGAATCCCTTGTGAAGAGCATTGCTCCTTCGTCCCAAGTCATATTTATCAACGATGGTTCCGGGCAAAAGGTTCAAGAGCTGCTGGAGCGGCTTCAGCGGGAAGCGCCTGCTGGGGTGAAGATCGAAATTATTCGCCATGAATATCCAAGAGGTTGTGCGGTTTCGATTAACGAAGCTTTGTCCATGGTCGAAGGTGACTATATTCATTTGCTTGATTCCGATATTATTCTTAATCCGAATTGGCAGGAGAAGATGGAGGCAACACTGAACAGCAGCCCGACGATTGGGATGGCCGGTGGTGTGCTGCTGTACCCGCAGACGGGAGGCATTCAGCACTGTGGCATTACGTTTGCAGATACGATTGGACGGCATTTGTTTCTGAATGCGACGCTGGAAGACATTCCGCAGGAGATATTTAATGTGCAAATGGTTATATTTGCGATGTTCGCGATGAAGCGGGAAGTATTCGAGAAAGTCGGTTATCTGGACGAGAAGTTTTTCAACGGTTATGAGGACTTTGACTATCAGATGAGGGCGAAGGTCGCCGGTTATTCAACCGTTATTAATCCGGAGATTCGTGCTTATCATTGGGAAAGAAGCAGCGGTATTCATCGAAGCTTCAATCGTAAAAACAACTTGGCGAGGTTTTGGAAAAAGTGGGGAAATGATATATATAGCGATATTTGGGATTTTACACTTTCAAATTTGAAAAGTCGGCTATCTACCAACAATTTAAAACACGGATTGGCCTTCACTGGAATTGACTTGGCTGAGGTGCGCGGCGATGCAGAGACATTCTGGGATCAACTGCGGAAGTCAGGGTTGGTGTCATTAACGGATGTGCACGATTACTCGAGCCGCTTTCAGTCCAATGGATCGATCTGGCTCCCGCAAGTGCTGGGCAAAGAGCTAATTCATTCTTCATCAAGATTGCTGTTTCTGGTTGACAATTTCACTCGGTTACTCGACAACCGATATTGGATTGAGATACGGCGCAATGCCTCATCTGAGGATTTGATCATTGATCTATATGGAAATGTCGTTATGATCAACCAAATTTACGAGAGCTGCTGGCCAGGGACGAAGGTTCGATAG
- a CDS encoding DUF3955 domain-containing protein: MKKKYLLASSPILIGVICMISYFMIGSEVNPDGILIEPFFLIPLRYLFVTGGIVALLFVAISSVFQRKANLIK, encoded by the coding sequence ATGAAAAAGAAATATCTATTAGCGTCTTCACCCATATTAATAGGGGTCATTTGTATGATTAGTTACTTCATGATCGGTTCAGAGGTAAACCCGGATGGTATCTTGATCGAACCTTTCTTCTTAATTCCATTAAGATATCTTTTTGTTACTGGTGGTATTGTCGCATTATTGTTTGTGGCTATCAGTTCGGTGTTCCAAAGAAAAGCAAACCTAATTAAATAA
- a CDS encoding RICIN domain-containing protein produces the protein MKRLLMKKWLIAILALVFIGSAAPAAFTQTTHANPLPQHISNINSGKILGVSGWDKQADGANIIQWSFTWGSEANDQLWYLESLGNGYYHIRNANSADLLDVSGASTSNGANVIQWPDNGGLNQEWKIVPTGVDRGHSSYIINRGSGKYLDMSGWSTSDGGQAIQWDYTGDANQRWIIAH, from the coding sequence ATGAAACGGTTACTCATGAAGAAATGGTTGATAGCGATTCTTGCACTTGTATTTATTGGATCCGCAGCGCCTGCTGCATTTACTCAGACGACGCATGCTAATCCGTTACCTCAGCACATTTCAAATATAAATAGCGGTAAAATATTAGGAGTCAGTGGATGGGATAAACAAGCGGACGGTGCGAATATTATACAATGGTCCTTTACCTGGGGTTCCGAGGCCAATGATCAATTGTGGTATTTGGAAAGTTTAGGAAATGGATACTATCACATCAGAAACGCGAATAGCGCAGACTTATTGGATGTCAGCGGAGCGTCTACATCAAATGGAGCCAATGTGATTCAATGGCCGGATAATGGCGGGCTGAACCAAGAGTGGAAAATTGTCCCAACCGGTGTCGATAGAGGTCATTCGTCGTACATTATTAACCGAGGCAGCGGCAAGTACTTGGATATGTCGGGATGGTCGACATCCGACGGCGGGCAGGCTATCCAGTGGGATTATACTGGCGACGCCAATCAGCGCTGGATTATTGCTCATTAA